The genomic interval GTATTCTCTTTCTCTGTACTGATGGTGGCCCTGACCACTGGGTGACATTTTTCTCTGTCCAGCTATCACTGATTGCTCTTTTCTTGAATTTAGACCTGGACCTTCTTGTTGTCGGAAGAACGGCACCAAATCATTCTTGAAGGAATCCTGTTGAAAGGATCATGAGTATAATCAACTTGGGTCTACAATGTGTAGGGATGATGCGGAGTAAAGGCAGTGAAGAGTTTGAAAAGGCAATAAAAATGCCAACAGTGTCAACACATTGCGCAAAGCAGTTAAAGACCAGTATGGCAATGAAATGAAATCCTATCTTCGTCCTGCTGTGCCATTGCTGAACAGTATAACAAGTCGTCTTGAATTGCATGGAAAGCCTTTTTCTGTGTTTGAAAGTGCTGATAGCAATGAAATAGATGCTTTTTGGGAAGTACTACACCAGGTAGACTGCATCTTGGAGAAAAGTGAGACAAGCAAATCTGTTTTGAGTAAGAAGCCCAAGTTGAAGGAGCTGTTTGATCACTGTTGTCAAACCCGTCATTACTCATTTTGCGTAAAGAAGTGTGGTTTGGATGACTAGGTTTAGCAAGCCACTTCGCATGGACCCTGACTGATTCAGAGGATTACATTTTCTCCCAGATCCTGTAATTCGCCCTGATGATCACTACCTGCCATTTATGGATGTATTTGGCATTGAAATTGATAAGAGATACCGCCCATCCGGGATGCACACAAAAAATGCAAAAGTTCTGGGATACTCTCCAAGTGAGCAGCATGTTCGAAATGTCGGTGTATTGGTCCAGTGTGATGAATGTAACAAGTGGCGTCTGATATTCTCCAAAAGAAAGCTATCAGCCAAAGAAAGAGATCAACTCCAGGACATGATTCAAGACATATCCTGCTCTTGTGGTGCTTCCATAGATGACGTGATGCTGCCTGAGTCTCTAGCCAGTATTGGGATAAAAAAGCACAGCTGCAGTGACCATGTTGAAAAGCTCTATTACACTGTCTATGGATCAGATGACCCTATCTGTGTTCACTGTGGGAGCTCAACTGAACTGACGTTGCCCAAGAGCTCTGAACTATTTTATCCTTATTGTCACGATTGTGCTTCTTTTGTTAGAATAAACCAGCGTTTGTTGAAACACTAAAACATTTAAAGAAAACAGGTTTTATCGATACTAGTACCTGCCAAACTTGATAGTGAGCCATTTGCAGCTGTAGTGCCAGTCGATGCATGGTAGTTACTGTAACTGCAAACTTAttatttcattaatattattattaaaatattaaatgaataatgaataatgaccGCCTGCCCGCATGTCGTCGTGAAAAAGGCTGGACGttaaactgtgaatcaagtttgcTTGGCCTTACTTGAATCCCACTTGTTTTTAATGTGGCCTAGGTGGTAGAAATTACATTGACGTGACTGGTTGATCATGAGATCTCAGTAGTAACTGGAAGACAGATGATTTTACATAAAGCATTTATGTATGAAACAAAATGTCTACTTGTGTATGGTTATTTCTATAATCGATCAAACCCTGATCCTCAACTTTGCCCTTATTTATAGAATTTTCAGTTGTGGATTTCACTTGCATGATGTAGATTGCAGCTACATTAACTTGTAGTGCAAGTGTTATGACATCATTAGGCACTCGTACTCTGTGTGTGAAACACACTTTCTATATCATGTCAAGAAGATTTGATCAGTTACTGGAGAACAGAAGTGCACCACCATAGAGTGTCATTGTCAACGTGGTTCTTTAGTGTCTAGCTATAGGACGGCCAAAGATGTGATGTAGACAGAAAATGCAGTTATGATTGAGACTTTCGAGTGCAATGAACTGAAGAGACATGATGTGAATTCACATGGAAGGAAAGTCATGAAACTGCACAATGGAATCAATTCATACATTGCCTGTTAGGCCTCTTTTCTTTTGTCTTCTTCTTTAGCTTACACTGTCATACCATTTTCATAGTCACAGTCTTTTGCAAGAGACAGCATTGCTGCCTTAGTTGCTGCCATTTCTAGCAGAGCTAGTTCTACTGTCAAGGTATACCATCTTTGTTTCATGTGAGAGTATGATGAAAACCTTGACACTGTTGCTTtaattagtacagtacatctaACCTTACCAAGGTAGGCTGTGTTTACACATATGTTGACACCTTGCACTAAATTCTGTGTTGCCGACATTTTGCTCTCAAATACGCATTTGGGGAAGAGTGACATTGGGAAAGTTTGACAGCTGTCAAAAACTGTTCAAAATGTGCATTTTGTTATTTTTCTGATTTGTTAAAATTTGGAATTCTTTTTTACAGGTTCAGTATGTATTTCAAGACATATCTGCAGATGTGTTGTATGATGTTATTCATGATCCCGATTATCGTCGAGTGTGGGATGATCACATGATTGATGGTTTTGAAATCTGTACGCTGGATGCTACTAATGACATAGGATATTACTCAGGTATGTAATAATACTATTTCATTCCTTGTCACCTGTTTGTGATAGCATTGGTATGTTGCCACAATCAGCAGGTTTTCTTAATGATGTACAGTCGtataacaacacaaacagccacaAATTTTGTTATTCCACAATGAATGCATTGCTGGTTATGCTCCCTCTAACTGGTACACTCTATGAGTaagacaaagacaacacaacatgcagaGTTTACTCTGACACCTTTTACTGGGGAAAGTTTTCTACAGTCTTGAACTCTGATGATGTTTCTTGCTAAAGGACTTTGTTGGATGAgattcttttagcttttcgtTAGTTATCTTACAGGTGCATAAGATTGTCACTACTGTTTGatagcttaattaatcatttgcTATTATGTATTGCTGTTTACATACTTTAGCAATACAGGCCCATAGCCTGGGGGTGAGGGTTGGACGAATTGTTTGCTTATGTATGTCTAGTACTACTCTGTCAATCTTGTTGTTTTTATGCAATCCCAACGTTTCTCCTTATTTTAAttcgagtgtgtgtgtgtgtgtatgcatgtaagAGCGTTTCTTCAAAACGGCGAGTCACAGCACCACTGAATTTTGCTTGCACACGCCAAATAATGGAGCTCGAAAGTGAAGCTGCCATTGTCGGACTTCTCTCGGCACGATGCGACTTTCTGTCAATTGAACCCGCCTCTACTCATGTGCGATTTtctctggaacggcgcatcAGATCGCCACTGAATTAATTTAAACTTTTAAACTATaagtaactgcacgtgactttcaagttttaGCTGCCCGGATGTTTGTCTCTGAAAGGAAAACTCTCTGCTAATTTCTTGCAATGGGACATTCTGTTACATTTTTATTAGTCTTCAacaaagatatatatatatatatatatatatatatatatatatatatatatatatatatatactagatgaGATTTTGTTTGGGttgattagattattgattgttagttaatattttatttatatataacatatattttattttatatatccCAATACCCCAACTTCCCTCCCAACATCTCTCCCAAGTCAAGTAGGCAAATCCCAACTATGAACATCTAAACTTCTAATTGCATGCGTGCAAGTAACAGCTTGGTGTTGTAGCACCATAGttttacagacaactgttctAATATGTTGTGGAAAGCTTGAGGAAACGGTATCCTGCTGgttgatgatgtctttgatCATATTCCTCTCAATGTGTGTAGAGTGAAAGATGATATGAAGCCCAGAGATTGGATAGAATAGACCACCTGCTGCGGTAACATTGGCTTCATGCCTGGCATCTTTTTCAtattctgctgcttctgctgctgcgcCAGGACTGATCACTGTTTTCAATATAGGAAGGCTGTAAAGAGTTATGGATTGTAACATTGAAATATCCAGGTTGACCATTCATGAAAGGGATGATACACATCTTCTGGTCTGCTTGAATCATAGCCTGAGCAGTTCTCTTCCTTTTTGACTTGCTTGTTTTCAACAAGAAAAGCTTGGAATATTACTTCACAAAGAGCATTGTGACGTTGAACACGTAGCGGATCCCTAGGGCAGCTGATTAGGTGGTCACCACATGGATCAATTGTAGTGCCACAGCAGCATAAAACAGAAGGCAGTGGAATTGGAATGCTGAGCCACGTCCAGATCGCAATTACGAATTCATGCGGAGGAATGGTGAGGCCTCAAATTGGGGTTGGGTAATGCCCGCAACCAAGCCCTCGATGGGTCGACGAAATTGAGTTCAGACGAGCTTGTCTCTTAAACTCCCATTTTTCATTAAGGAGTtgaaaacattgtaatgtatcTGTTTCTGAATGTTCTGCTGAAAATCTGTGTTGATATCCAAAGTGTGCATTATAGGTAATTTCTCTCCAAGAATACTGTACCCTTCACTTTTGCCTTGAACTCGAAAATCAGGACAAAATACTTCTTCAGCAAATTCGGTGTTCGAATTGCCTGCCTTTCTTAAGAGACGCTGAATCAACTTTTGGGTGGTATTGCAACTTCCTATGAAAGCAGCCGCTGATGATGTTAGTGCTTCTCTGAGACTAAGACCTTCTGTGTGAACTGGTAGTGTCACTTGCAGCCATGAGGAATTCGGAATGGATGAGCGAGTGATTAGTTCAAGAGAATGTCTTAAACCTCTGTCAAAATGAAAAATTCACTGCCTGTCAGACCAGGTGTTACAGTCCACAAAAGGTGATTGATCTTACAAACACTCAAGCAACTCCGCAAAAGGTGTAATTCGACCTAGGAGTTGTCTATGTTGTTGAGATGTGATTGAATATCGAGTactttgtctatctgcttaGCGATCGTATTTTGAAAGAATATCTGACCCATAGACCGGTGATCCAAGCAATTTCAATTCGTCCGTAAGCCTATGAATTTCAGTAGGAGATTGAGAGAATTATTGTCCCCTGATGGCACAAAATAAATCTTGCATTTATCCAGATTGGTGTGAAGACCAAATCGAGGACCTTTTGCTAAAAACAATTCTAATAGAGAAGAGATGCAATCTTGATCACCAACAAATATGCCATCATCCAGGTACCATAGTTGCAGATCTATGCCAGGAACATTGCTGATGTCGTCCAGAATTCTAGTAATACCATGGAAATAGTATTAGACCTGTGGGTCTTCTTGTTGAGTGCCAGCATTTGACAGGATGCGATGTTTGCCGAACCTAAGTCCTCTTGGTGAACTATAGCACCACTGCACCCATGCAGAATTCTGGAAATTCTTCACGTAATTGTAGGCAAAATTATTTACAGTGACATTCATTGAATGCATTCCACATATTAACTTTGAAACAGCATAGATCTTTCCTCCTGTTATTAGTAGCGATGTAAGACTTCAAATTGTGAATAGCTGTCTCCAATCCACCACTTACACCTACCCCAACTTGACGATAATGTAAGAATACTTCTTGTAAACGAGGTTTGACTGCTGTACAGCAGATCTGACTGACTAAACGTCTAATCACTCCTCCAACTGCAATCGAACGTATCTCTCCAGATTTCTTATTCAAGGCAGTCAATGGTGCACCTGACAACCATGGAGAAATGCTTACATTCACATTCGATGGCATCCAAAAAGTGCTGTGCTCGCAACTAAGAACAGCCTGGACTGGATCTTGCTGGGAATGCTTCCAATGCAGATAGAACGGCTTGACTATCCACAATGAGTGGGGATGGAATTTCATCAGACCTGTCTGGTAAGGGTGATGTAGGTGATGATTCTCTAACTCCGAAAGAGCGATTGGATCATCTCGAGAAGTGCATCCCATGGATCCCAGTGTTTTTAATGCATCTTGAAACGACATTCTCTTGCAAGCTGCAGTGAGCGACGGGATTGAAAGAATTAGGACTATCTGATGTCGTACGTATATCTGATCTATTACTTTCTACTTTGGCTTCTTCCCATAAACCTAACAAGTCTCCTTGCTGCCGGCATCGAAGGCGTGAAAACAACATCTCCTTCACCACATAGCGTTATTCTTGCCACCTCTAAGAGGTGTACGTAGCACAGCTATTGGAAACATGTGGAGACGAACAAATCCCCACAAACCATCCTGACATGCGTGCTGTAGTTCTTTAGCAAGAATCTGAGCAACAGAGCTCTTACAGATCTTGGTATGTGAAGAACAGTTTGTACAGAAAGAGTTGAAATTTGTTTATAGTAGCATAAAAGCAACGTAGTTCATTGCCTGTTGGTCTCGAAAGAGAAGATGCAGCTGAAATCCCTGTTCACACTATGTTCACGCCAGATATATCCAAAAGATTCCATTTTCCATTGACGGGATCATCCGTTACTTTTTCAACCTTTCCATGActacagtacgtgtactggTAAATTGTTAATTGAAGTGGTGTCTTGGTGTAAACCTTCTTTTGATAACTCGTCCTGTAACCATGAAGAAAAGTGTGGTTCTATCATTTTACCACAACAACGTGAATGCCAAAAAGACCACGTGACGTGTTTGGGACATCATTGGtccattttggtgtattaattaagcactTCCACTTATGAAACCAGGCTACGGCCATGCAATGGTGTCAGTGGGGAACTATGTTTTCCAGTAGTTTGGTTGCTATGACTGGGCTTTAACTTCAAAGGTACACAGAAGATTACAGAAACTTTGGTTTTGGGAGGAAGAGGTTAAGATGTTATTGTATAGAGCTTGTCAAGAGCACTCTTCATTTGATAAAGAAGAGTTAGGCacgtttttgtgtgttgtagtaAGCATACACCTGTGATTGTTGGACTTCTACGCAGTCAGAAGCTACAGCCTATACTTACAGTTCCTGTACTATGTTTATAGTTAAATCATATGATGGTTAATTGTgtgctttctgttgacatTTAGTAAAATGTCCACCTGGAGTGACTAACAGAGACTTCGTGAATGAGAGATCTTGGCGTGTCAATGACGAAGAGTACATGATTTTTAATCATACAGTTTACCACAAGGTAATGATCTAAAGTGAGTCTAACTTTCTCATTGTGCATATCATTGTTGTATATTATTTAGGATCACCCTGAGAAAAAGAATTTCGTACGTGCATTTTCATATCTTACTGGATACGTATTGAGGCCACAGGAAAATGGTGCATGTGCGTTTACATAtgtgacacaaacagacatgaaaGGCTGGATACCTGCTTGGCTCACAAACAAAGCTGCTACCTTTTTTGCACCTAAGGTACAGTGGAGTGATGGACTTGGTTTGACATTGAGTAGTGGTTGTTTTCATCAATTGTGACTTGTGTGATCTAAGCTgcaacttatatatatatatatatatatatatatatatatatatatatatatatatatatatatatatatatcaacaTTGTACATTTTACTGTTTTAGTAGCATTtgcatttacacacacacacacacacacacacacacacatttatgtatttttgAAATCACATTGTTTCTAACTATATTTGTTGTTTCTAGTATTGCTTGTGTTTTTATTCTAGGTAGTAAGTGTTCATTTCAGCTTAAATCAATTGATAATAAAGCCTGACATATTTGATATTATAGATAATGGTTTCATTTCATTAAGGGCGTGTGTTATGCGTGTGTCTACATTAGTATTTGTAGTAATGATGTTATCAAGTTTGTTAGACTATTCCAGGCTAATTAAGATTGAATTACTCTTAAACTGTGTGGATAGAAGAAATGGTAttcatttctttgattaaatgCTGCCTTTGACTAGATGCCCTTTTGTACATACGAGAGTGTTAGGAATAAATGCTTCTAATAAATTGCACCATTTTATCTACCGTGCTGTTCATGATCAACAAAATAATTGTTTACTCCGTCTTGGCTGTGTTTGACCTCTAAACAATTGATCATTTTGGTAGTCTTGTGCAGTTGATTGTATGTATAACATTATTGCAGTACTTCTTCTGTCACCTAGCTGCAGTTGTCTTATGACTTTTGCTGGCTAACAGTATTTGTTTCAAATCTGATTTCTTTCTTGAGAACGTCTTTATTGTGTTCTTTTCTGTGAATCCAATTTATTAATGCACAGTTGCTGGGCAGAGCTTCAGCAACTGATGTTAACGCCGCCCGATAATGCGATAGTCCCATAACTATGGCAGCAAAGCAAGTTCCATCTGGGTTACGTTTCTGCGCTTCGTTTTTACACCACTGTATCTCGTCGTCGTCACAATCAAGCAGAACAGTCTCTTTCTCCGGCAGAACTACACAAGCTACTGGTGCAGACAATCAACCTGCTCCTGCAACAACATCACCTGATGCTAGACGGCCGTAAAGCTGAAAAAGTCAATCGCTTAGCTGCTGCAATGTTCCCACATGCAGCTGCTCCATTGACCACGCAGCGACCACCACGATGCTACAAGCAGGCGGTACGACACCCAAACACAGCAGTCATCATGTACAGACCACGCCATCACGGATGCTGACTTGTTTCCCATCATTCGCGATATTGTGCGGGAAGCAATCTCACCACTGCAACAATCCTTGGCCAAGCTGGAGTGTTGCCTCGACTCTGTGTCTTGAGATTCCCATGCTGACATAACCGCATTATCCGGATACGAACAATGTTCCAGGAAATGCCCACCAACAGCCGCAGTCGAAAGTCACAAGAAATACAGTGCTAGAGACTCGCCGCACTCAACCACATGGACCACTGATCCGCCGATCAGCAGCACTTcggatgatgacgatgaccCTGACATCGACTACATCCGGGAGAAACCAGCGACGGGACGGGCCTACTGAGGCATTCTTCATGCAAACGTAGAGAAGCAGTGTCCGATTCCGTTGGCTCGCTGGCAGGCGCAGTCTCCCAAGCAACGAAGCAGAAGATTACTGCGGGTGAGTATGTTGATTTGAGGAATTGCTAGCGGAACTGCAACCATGGGCGCACAAGAGGCAGGCATTCAAGTATTCAATCAAAACGCCCCAAACTGCCAATCAGTAATTATGGGTCATGGTCGATCGCATTTGTTGCATATGCTGCTCAGTTGGTGTCAGCTCACCCATCAAGAGGTGCTGAGCTGTTTTAGTACATGGACCTGATAGCGGGCACGAACAAGGATTTCAAACCATCGGCATGTCTGAAGTATGATCTCGCTGCCCGCCACCGTGCTGCTGCTGACCATTACCTGCGATGGGACCTTGCTGACCCTCACCTTTGGTCACTCTGTTTCACTGGCCCGGCCCGGATGTTAACCTTGCGCACCGTCACCTGCTTCCGTTGTAGATCATCGGAACTCATAGCTACGCAGTGTAATTTTCGTCGCTTTACAGACGCCGCAGCAAACCCATTGCAACCCACGATCTTGGCTGCGAAGAAAATCACGTTCACTAAAGCAGGCAATTCTAGGGAACCCTGCCACCGGTTCAACAAAGGTGTGTACGACAAGTCAGCAGAGTCATGCAAGTACAAGCACTGCTGCTCGAACAACAACTGCGGGCGACCACATCCTTCATCAGACGTTGTTCAGAAACAATTACAGAGTGAATGTGATCACGGACACACGGCGGGGTCTTATGACATACCACCTTTGGAAAACTTTCAGTGCTCAGGTCTAGGCGTAGTCTCGAAAAAGGGAGGCGCATGGCACGTAATTATGCACCTGTTGGCCCCATTTGGGTCTAGTGTTAACGACTACGTTTCCAAGGAAGACTTTGGTCTAAAATACAGTACTGTCGACAATGCTATCGTCATCCTTCAACGTTTGGGACTGTCAGCTGCCATGGCAAAAGTCGACATAAAGCATGCCTTTAGTCCGGCGAGAGGACTGGAATTTACTTGGCCTTAAATGGAACGGAAAATTTTACATAGACAAACGGCTTCCTTTCGGCCTACGTTCAGCGCCGTTCTTATTCAATTGGCTAGCCGACTCACTACATTGGATTTTGGTTAATAAATGTGGTGTCATGAACGTTATACACTACCTAGACGAATTTTTCATTGTTGCGCCTTCTGCAGAAGAGTGCGGGAAATTGTTGCAAACTGTTCGTGATCTATTTGATGTCATTGGGGTCCCACTCGCCCTGGAGAAGGTCGTTGGTTTAGCATCAATCATGACGTTTCTGGTCATCGAGTTGGATGTTCCCTGACAAGAAATTTGCCTTCCACCGGATAAACTAGAGGAATTGTGCATTGCTATTCAAGATTGGCTTGAACAAAAAAATGCAGGAAGCATGAGCTACTCTCTCTGCTTGGGACCGTGAACTTTGCATGCAAGGCAGTGCCTGCAGGTTGTTTTTTCATGCAACGCCTCATTGACCTCAGCACCAAAGCCAGGATGCTTCAGCATTTTCTTACCCTCAATCAGCAAGTGCGACTTGACTTGGTGTGGTGGAACAATTTTCTTCCTACATGGAATGGTCACTCGTTCTTCCTAGATTCAGAATGGTCGAGCTCGCCTGACATGAATCTGTTCACTGATGCCTCTCTCACAGGCTACGGTGCTTTCTATGGCAGGGCCTGGCTGTTGTGTAAATGGGTTGGAGCACAACTCAACCATCTGATAGCTTGGAAGGAACTTGCGGCAATCATCATGGCCTCTCTAACATGGGGAGACCAGTGGAAGGGCAAGAGAGTCTTATTTCATTGCGACAATCAGACAATAGTCTATTCATGGCAAAACAGCAGTTCCCGTTCCCTAGCCATCATGGGTCTTTTACGGCGATTGCTCCTGATAGCGGCAAAGGGCAACTTTGCTATCAGACTGTTGCATGTTCCAGGCACCGATAACAGTATTGCTGATGCCtttatcttgttcacaggTGACAAGATTTTGACAACTAGCCCCACGGGCCCTTCCAGTTGCAACTCCAGTTCTGCAGCTCACCCGAGATCTCTGACCGCTGAGGCCCACTACTTTATGCAGCAAGGTGCGCAGCATCTACACGTAGAAGCTACCAAGCCGGCCTCAAGCGCTACCTTACGTTCTGCACGATAGGGCATCGTACTCCATTTCCTGCCTCTGAAGAACAGATGATGGACTTCTCTGCCTTCATTGCACAGTCGACCAGCTACACAACCATAAAGTCTACCTGGCAGGAATCCGTCTGGAGCATATTGAAAGGGGGTTCTCACACCTGCTCAATGACTCCCTTTGCCTCAAACTGGTGCTGAGAGGTATCCGTCGCAAAGGCGCAAACACTCGTCAATTTCACTTGCCGATCATGGTGGATGCCCTCCGCAGCCTAAAAAGGTCACATCGTGATGTATCGGTCATGAGCTGTTGTGACATTTGTCTGATGTGGTCGGCTTGTACACTCGCCTTCTTTGGTTTTTGCATTGCACAGAGTTTGTAGCGACTGGCTCGAGACGTTTCTTGGACACCGACCTTCAACGCTACAATGTTACCGCTTCAGGCAACGGTTTTCTCGTGTTTTTGCGCACCTCCAAGACAGACCTGTTCCGTCTGGGCCACACCGTTTGCATTTATCCATCTGGGCGTTCTGTATGCACAGTTTGAGCTCTACATCATTTTCTGGCAATTCGTGAAGGCATTCCTGGTGAGCCATTGTTTCGACGTGCTGATGGTGCCTACTTAATTAACTCACAGATCGTTTACCACTCGTCTGCATTCACTGTTACATGTAGCCGGCATCGAGGAGACACTCTACGCGGGTCATAGCTTCCGTATCTGTGCAGCAACAACTGCTGCAGCTGGGGGCATGCCCCCTTAGTTGATCCAGACGTTGGGTCACTGGTCTAGCAACTGCGATGCTACGTCTGTGCTACCGACGCTATGTCCGCACCTCAGCGGAGACGCTCAGGGGAGTCCCTTCACAACTGGCAGCCATTGTCTGCCCATGGTACTCCAGCTTGGTGTCCGCTTACttgagagttgcatttgggtCTTGCAGGCTGAACTCTGGAGGGAATGTGGGGGTACGGTTATGTAAGCGAGTTCAGCCTTACAGTCTAGGTGAGCTCTACACTTGGTTTTGAAGCCTGGCGTCTCAGGCAGTTCAAGAAACCCAGCGCTCTGCGTGGTTTAGAACCAGCACTCTGGTTtggatgtgttttgtgtccGGCGCTTGCGGACGGTGTTGTCTGTAATGTGTTCAATCTGGCGCTCTGGATGATCATATGGTTCAATGTAGTTCGGTGCTCCGAACAGTGTTCAGCATTCGAGTTTGACAGTACCGTACCTCTTACTGTGAATCCCTCCCAATGTGACCCAAATCACGTTGCAACGGTCTGAAGCATGGTGTTCTTGCGGGCATGGTGCTAGTGCACAGTTGCTGGGCGGAGCTTTGGCAACTGACGTTAACGCCGCTCGATAATGCGATAGTCCTGTAACTACAGCGGCAAAACAAGTTCCGTCTGGGTTACGTTTCTGCACTTTATTCCTCCACCCGCCTGCCCGCTATTACTCCAAGGTCTGAATTCATAAACGTAGTTATAATAAACTACTTAGTAGTGCAATGTTGTGCTAGCCATATTGCCTAATCACTTTTTAGTTATCGCTTTAAATTTGTTGTGGAGCTGACAGGTTGCTATTGTAGTAG from Corticium candelabrum chromosome 14, ooCorCand1.1, whole genome shotgun sequence carries:
- the LOC134189872 gene encoding START domain-containing protein 10-like, coding for MAEALSSSLGTTPRPATDEDFDYFKKLADIDKGWSRQYDSNGIVVWTQTSEVSSIKLLRVQYVFQDISADVLYDVIHDPDYRRVWDDHMIDGFEICTLDATNDIGYYSVKCPPGVTNRDFVNERSWRVNDEEYMIFNHTVYHKDHPEKKNFVRAFSYLTGYVLRPQENGACAFTYVTQTDMKGWIPAWLTNKAATFFAPKIIEKLHKASLGYVEWKKEHKPEFKPWLKPEQMTKPTPLEQLVVPDTTQQS